The Streptomyces seoulensis genome contains a region encoding:
- the truB gene encoding tRNA pseudouridine(55) synthase TruB codes for MTAKPTPPDGLVIVDKPSGFTSHDVVAKMRGIARTRRVGHAGTLDPMATGVLVLGLERATKLLGHLALTEKEYLGTIRLGQNTLTDDAEGEISSSTDASRVTREAIDAGVAKLSGDIMQVPSKVSAIKIDGVRSYKRAREGEDFEIPARPVTVSSFTVYDVRDAVAEDGTPVLDLVVSVVCSSGTYIRAIARDLGADLGVGGHLTALRRTRVGPYKLDSARTLDQLQEELTVMPVAEAASAAFPRWDVDAKRGRLLLNGVRLEMPDVYAGAGPIAVFDPEGRFLALVEEQKGKAKSLAVFA; via the coding sequence ATGACAGCCAAGCCCACCCCGCCCGACGGCCTTGTCATCGTCGACAAGCCGTCGGGCTTCACCTCGCACGACGTGGTCGCCAAGATGCGCGGGATCGCCCGGACCCGCCGCGTCGGCCACGCCGGCACCCTCGACCCCATGGCGACCGGTGTCCTCGTCCTCGGTCTGGAGCGCGCCACCAAGCTCCTCGGGCACCTCGCCCTGACCGAGAAGGAGTACCTGGGCACCATCCGGCTCGGCCAGAACACCCTGACCGACGACGCCGAGGGGGAGATCAGCTCCTCCACCGACGCCTCCCGGGTGACCCGCGAGGCGATCGACGCCGGTGTCGCCAAGCTCAGCGGCGACATCATGCAGGTGCCGTCCAAGGTCAGCGCCATCAAGATCGACGGCGTGCGCTCCTACAAGCGGGCCCGTGAGGGCGAGGACTTCGAGATCCCGGCCCGCCCGGTGACCGTCTCCTCCTTCACGGTGTACGACGTCCGGGACGCCGTCGCCGAGGACGGCACGCCCGTGCTCGACCTGGTGGTCTCCGTGGTGTGCTCCTCCGGCACCTACATCCGCGCCATCGCCCGCGACCTGGGCGCCGACCTGGGCGTCGGCGGCCACCTCACGGCGCTGCGCCGGACGCGGGTCGGTCCGTACAAGCTGGACTCCGCCCGGACCCTGGACCAGCTCCAGGAGGAGCTGACCGTGATGCCGGTCGCCGAGGCCGCCTCCGCCGCGTTCCCTCGCTGGGACGTGGACGCCAAGCGCGGCCGGCTGCTGCTCAACGGCGTCCGGCTGGAGATGCCCGACGTGTACGCGGGCGCCGGTCCCATCGCGGTGTTCGACCCCGAGGGCCGGTTCCTCGCGCTCGTCGAGGAGCAGAAGGGCAAGGCCAAGAGCCTCGCCGTCTTCGCCTGA
- the infB gene encoding translation initiation factor IF-2 gives MAKVRVYELAKEFGVESKVVMAKLQELGEFVRSASSTIEAPVVRKLTDAFQGGGNGKSAPRKATPKPGAPSPAQTARPAAPKPATPKPAAQQPAAPAAPSAPAPAAPGPRPVPGPKPAPRPAPAAPEFTAPPAAQAPQAPQAPQTPQAPAAQGPRPGGARPGAPKPGGARPAAPGQGGQGQGQGRPGQGAPRSGGQGQAARPGGRPAGPRPGNNPFTSGGSTGMARPQAPRPQGGPRPAGGPGAPGAGPRPQGPGAQGGGPRPQAPGGARPSPGGMPRPQGGPRPGPAGPRPNPGMMPQRPAAGPRPGGGGPGGRGPGAGGRPGGGGGRPGGGGFAGRPGGGGGGFAGRPGGPGGGGGGGGFAGRPGGGGGGRPGFGGRPGGPGGRGGTQGAFGRPGGPARRGRKSKRQRRQEYEAMQAPSVGGVMLPRGNGQSVRLSRGASLTDFAEKIGANPASLVGVMMNLGEMVTATQSVSDETLKLLADEMNFVLEIVSPEEEDRELLESFDIEFGEDEGGEEFLVARPPVVTVMGHVDHGKTRLLDTIRKTNVVAGEAGGITQHIGAYQVTTEVNDEERKITFIDTPGHEAFTAMRARGAKSTDIAILVVAANDGVMPQTVEALNHAKAADVPIVVAVNKIDVEGADPTKVRGQLTEYGLVAEEYGGDTMFVDISAKQGLNIDSLLEAVVLTADASLDLRANPEQDAQGIAIESHLDRGRGAVSTVLVQRGTLRIGDTMVVGDAYGRVRAMLDDNGNNVEEAGPSTPVLVLGLTNVPGAGDNFLVVDEDRTARQIAEKRAARERNANFARRGVRFSLENLDEALKAGLVQELNLIIKGDASGSVEALESSLLQLDVGEEVDIRILHRGVGAVTESDINLATGSDAIVIGFNVRAAGRAAQMAEREGVDVRYYSVIYQAIEEIEAALKGMLKPEYEEVELGTAEIREVFKSSKLGNIAGVLVRSGEVKRNTKARLIRDGKVIAESLNISGLRRFKDDVTEIREGFEGGINLGNFNDIKVDDVIATYEMREKPRS, from the coding sequence GTGGCTAAGGTCCGGGTATACGAACTCGCCAAGGAGTTCGGTGTAGAGAGCAAGGTCGTCATGGCCAAGCTCCAAGAACTCGGTGAATTCGTCCGTTCGGCGTCTTCGACTATCGAAGCGCCTGTCGTACGCAAGCTGACCGACGCCTTCCAGGGCGGTGGCAACGGCAAGTCCGCCCCCCGCAAGGCGACCCCCAAGCCTGGTGCGCCCTCTCCGGCGCAGACGGCACGTCCGGCCGCCCCGAAGCCGGCGACCCCCAAGCCCGCCGCGCAGCAGCCCGCTGCCCCGGCGGCTCCCTCGGCTCCCGCGCCGGCCGCTCCCGGCCCGCGTCCGGTGCCGGGTCCCAAGCCCGCGCCGCGTCCGGCCCCGGCCGCCCCGGAGTTCACCGCTCCGCCGGCCGCCCAGGCCCCGCAGGCTCCGCAGGCCCCGCAGACTCCGCAGGCTCCCGCCGCGCAGGGTCCGCGTCCCGGTGGCGCCCGTCCCGGTGCCCCCAAGCCCGGTGGCGCCCGTCCGGCCGCTCCCGGCCAGGGTGGCCAGGGTCAGGGCCAGGGCCGTCCCGGCCAGGGCGCTCCGCGCTCCGGTGGCCAGGGTCAGGCCGCGCGTCCCGGCGGTCGTCCGGCCGGTCCCCGTCCGGGTAACAACCCCTTCACCTCCGGTGGCTCCACCGGCATGGCGCGCCCGCAGGCGCCCCGTCCGCAGGGCGGTCCCCGTCCGGCCGGCGGTCCCGGTGCCCCCGGCGCCGGTCCCCGTCCGCAGGGCCCCGGTGCCCAGGGCGGCGGTCCGCGTCCGCAGGCTCCGGGCGGTGCCCGTCCGTCGCCCGGCGGTATGCCCCGTCCGCAGGGTGGCCCGCGTCCCGGCCCGGCCGGTCCGCGTCCCAACCCCGGCATGATGCCGCAGCGTCCCGCTGCCGGCCCGCGTCCCGGCGGCGGTGGCCCCGGCGGCCGCGGTCCCGGTGCGGGCGGTCGTCCCGGTGGCGGCGGCGGTCGTCCGGGTGGCGGCGGCTTCGCCGGTCGTCCCGGTGGCGGTGGCGGCGGCTTCGCCGGCCGTCCCGGTGGTCCCGGTGGCGGTGGCGGTGGCGGCGGCTTCGCCGGCCGTCCCGGTGGTGGCGGCGGTGGCCGTCCCGGCTTCGGTGGCCGTCCCGGCGGTCCCGGTGGCCGTGGTGGCACGCAGGGCGCCTTCGGTCGTCCCGGCGGTCCCGCGCGTCGTGGCCGTAAGTCGAAGCGGCAGAGGCGCCAGGAGTACGAGGCCATGCAGGCCCCGTCGGTCGGCGGCGTGATGCTGCCTCGCGGCAACGGACAGTCCGTCCGCCTGTCGCGCGGTGCCTCCCTCACCGACTTCGCGGAGAAGATCGGCGCCAACCCGGCGTCGCTCGTCGGCGTGATGATGAACCTCGGCGAGATGGTCACTGCCACGCAGTCCGTCTCCGACGAGACGCTGAAGCTCCTCGCGGACGAGATGAACTTCGTCCTCGAGATCGTCAGCCCCGAGGAGGAGGACCGCGAGCTGCTCGAGTCCTTCGACATCGAGTTCGGCGAGGACGAGGGTGGCGAGGAGTTCCTCGTCGCGCGTCCGCCGGTCGTGACCGTCATGGGTCACGTCGACCACGGTAAGACCCGACTGCTGGACACCATCCGCAAGACGAACGTCGTCGCGGGCGAGGCCGGCGGTATCACGCAGCACATCGGTGCGTACCAGGTCACGACCGAGGTCAACGACGAAGAGCGCAAGATCACCTTCATCGACACCCCGGGTCACGAGGCGTTCACCGCCATGCGTGCCCGTGGTGCGAAGTCGACCGACATCGCGATCCTCGTCGTCGCGGCCAACGACGGTGTCATGCCGCAGACGGTCGAGGCGCTGAACCACGCCAAGGCGGCCGACGTGCCGATCGTGGTCGCGGTCAACAAGATCGACGTCGAGGGTGCCGACCCGACCAAGGTGCGCGGTCAGCTCACCGAGTACGGTCTGGTGGCCGAGGAGTACGGCGGCGACACCATGTTCGTCGACATCTCCGCCAAGCAGGGTCTGAACATCGACTCCCTGCTGGAGGCCGTGGTCCTCACCGCGGACGCCTCGCTCGACCTGCGGGCCAACCCGGAGCAGGACGCGCAGGGCATCGCGATCGAGTCGCACCTCGACCGTGGCCGCGGTGCCGTCTCGACGGTCCTGGTCCAGCGCGGCACGCTGCGCATCGGCGACACGATGGTGGTCGGCGACGCGTACGGCCGTGTCCGGGCGATGCTCGACGACAACGGCAACAACGTCGAGGAAGCGGGTCCGTCGACCCCCGTCCTGGTCCTGGGTCTCACCAACGTCCCGGGTGCCGGCGACAACTTCCTGGTCGTCGACGAGGACCGTACGGCCCGTCAGATCGCGGAGAAGCGGGCGGCGCGCGAGCGCAACGCCAACTTCGCCCGTCGCGGCGTCCGGTTCTCGCTGGAGAACCTGGACGAGGCCCTCAAGGCCGGTCTGGTGCAGGAACTCAACCTCATCATCAAGGGCGACGCGTCCGGTTCGGTGGAGGCTCTCGAGTCCTCGCTGCTCCAGCTCGACGTCGGCGAAGAGGTCGACATCCGCATCCTGCACCGCGGTGTGGGTGCGGTCACCGAGTCCGACATCAACCTGGCGACCGGCTCCGACGCCATCGTCATCGGCTTCAACGTCCGCGCTGCGGGCCGCGCGGCGCAGATGGCGGAGCGCGAGGGCGTCGACGTCCGGTACTACTCGGTGATCTACCAGGCCATCGAGGAGATCGAAGCGGCCCTCAAGGGCATGCTCAAGCCGGAGTACGAGGAGGTCGAGCTCGGCACGGCGGAGATCCGCGAGGTCTTCAAGTCGTCCAAGCTCGGCAACATCGCCGGTGTCCTGGTCCGCTCGGGCGAGGTCAAGCGCAACACCAAGGCGCGCCTCATCCGCGACGGCAAGGTCATCGCGGAGAGCCTCAACATCTCCGGGCTGCGTCGCTTCAAGGACGACGTCACCGAGATCCGCGAAGGCTTCGAGGGTGGTATCAACCTCGGAAACTTCAACGACATCAAGGTCGACGACGTCATCGCGACGTACGAGATGCGCGAGAAGCCGCGCTCGTAA
- the rbfA gene encoding 30S ribosome-binding factor RbfA, translating into MADNARAKRLADLIREVVAQKLQRGIKDPRLGSHVTITDTRVTGDLREATVFYTVYGDDEERAAAAAGLESAKGILRSEVGRAAGIKFTPTLAFVADALPDTARNIEDLLDRARQSDAKVRESSAGAPYAGGADPYRKPESDDETDDTAE; encoded by the coding sequence GTGGCCGACAACGCTCGGGCGAAAAGGCTGGCGGACCTCATCCGAGAGGTGGTGGCCCAGAAGCTGCAGCGTGGGATCAAGGACCCGCGGCTCGGCTCGCACGTCACCATCACGGACACGCGGGTCACGGGTGACCTGCGGGAGGCGACCGTCTTCTACACGGTCTACGGCGACGACGAGGAGCGGGCGGCCGCCGCCGCGGGCCTGGAGAGCGCCAAGGGCATCCTGCGCTCCGAGGTCGGCCGCGCGGCCGGAATCAAGTTCACGCCGACCCTGGCCTTCGTCGCGGATGCCCTGCCGGACACGGCCCGCAACATCGAGGACCTCCTCGACCGGGCCCGGCAGTCCGACGCCAAGGTGCGCGAGTCGTCCGCGGGCGCCCCGTACGCCGGTGGCGCGGACCCGTACCGCAAGCCGGAGTCCGACGACGAGACGGACGACACCGCCGAATGA
- a CDS encoding DUF503 domain-containing protein has protein sequence MYVGTLSFDLLLGDVHSLKEKRSVVRPIVAELQRKYSVSAAEVDHMDLHRRALIGLATVSGDAAHLTDVLDQCERLVAARPEVELLSVRRRFHGDDD, from the coding sequence ATGTACGTGGGGACTCTGTCCTTCGACCTCCTCCTCGGCGACGTCCACTCGCTGAAGGAGAAGCGCTCCGTCGTCCGCCCGATCGTCGCCGAACTCCAGCGGAAGTACTCCGTGAGCGCGGCCGAGGTGGACCACATGGACCTGCACCGGCGAGCGCTCATCGGCCTCGCCACGGTGTCCGGCGACGCGGCGCACCTCACCGACGTACTGGACCAGTGCGAACGGCTGGTCGCCGCCCGCCCCGAAGTGGAGCTGCTGTCCGTGCGACGGCGCTTCCACGGCGACGACGACTGA